The Juglans microcarpa x Juglans regia isolate MS1-56 chromosome 2D, Jm3101_v1.0, whole genome shotgun sequence DNA window TTTCCTATTTCTGTATTAAATGTATAATTACATCCTAGTTAAGTATAACTCACCAATAATCACCGCATGAACAGATTCCATCTTTAAAGTGGTGAAACCTATGGATATCTCGCATAATAATTTCTCGACATGCGATcttagaaattaattttgtcACCGTGTGGCAATCCCCACATACGCGAAGGTTTTTTGTGATCCTAATGATGGTCCCGGGACCGGTGTTAATAAGAGCAAAAGCAATGGCTAGTCTTTCACTATGACCCCAAAGCATCTTCTCCTTTGCTTCTTCATCAACATTGTAAAAAACTGAACTTGTATCAGGCTTGTATCCAGCCTCCTTCAGTCGCTGATTTAAGCTCTCCAACTCGGCGTATATATCTTTTGTCTGTTGGTGAGACCTATCTCCAACTAAGAACTGATGAACCATCTTGTCTACCTCAACAAAACTGCAGCCTGGGGGCTTTTTCAGTCCTTTCCTTCTAACCATGGCTCTTACCCTTTCAACATCATCCCACCTTTTCTTTGCAGCATAAATATTGGAAAGGCAAACATAGGCACCCACCCCATTTGGGTTCATTTCAAAAACTTTCTGTTCCAGAATTTCGGCAAGATAGACATTTTGGTGCAGCCTGCAAGCAGAAAGTAGTGCAGCCCATATATCACTAGTAGGAACAACTTCCATACTTTTGATAAGCTCATATGCTTCATCTAAGTGCCCTGCTCTTCCTAGAAGATCTACCAAACATGAATAGTGAGCAGGTGTAGGCTTGACATTGTACTCGCTGAACATTTGATGGAATATTTGTCTTCCCTCATTGACTAATCCTGCATGACTACATGCTGATAAAACAGAAGTAAAAACACCGTCATCCGGAAGAATATTGTTCGCTATCATAGCATGAAAAATGGACAAGGCCTCTCCTCCCTTCCCATGAATCCCATATCCCATAACCATAGCACTCCAAGAAACCAAGTTCTTTTCTGGCATCTCATCAAAAACCCGACGTGAACAAGCCAAGCTTCCGCATTTGGAATACATGTCTATGAGGGAAGTTCCCATAATGGTATTCATACCAAACCCTTTCTTAACTAGACATGAGTGAACAGAGGTGCCGAATTGTAAGGCTGTAATCTGATCACAAGCTCCAAGAACTATTACAACAGTCACTTCATCAGGCCCTTCACCTTCTTTAACCATTTCACGGAAAAGTCTTAAGCTCTCAAAAGCATCTCCACTCTTTTCACAACCTGAAATCATAGAATTCCAAGAAACTTTATCTTTTAGCTTGATCTCATCAAATAGCTGCCTTGCGTATGCCATACAGCTACAACTGC harbors:
- the LOC121250375 gene encoding putative pentatricopeptide repeat-containing protein At3g11460, mitochondrial, which codes for MNGTLTSAHKHLKSHTGHIPALFKQSLYIPTSHFLQTGFTLSSLQCGTLLQSLTNTKSFAKGQQLHAHVTTCGTLQQNTYLNTKLAAFYASCGRMAEAQLIFDAIGSKNNFLWSFMIRGYACSGCSLKSLALYREMLSFGWKADKFTYPFVLKACGDLLLVDIGRRVHGDVVISGLESDIYVSNSLLAMYSKFGDMGTARVLFDRMPLRDITSWNTMISGYLKNNNPKKALVVFDMMANSGFGVDGTTLLGILSACAGLMALKPGKTLHGYIVRNNVEFSNKFLRNALIEMYCSCSCMAYARQLFDEIKLKDKVSWNSMISGCEKSGDAFESLRLFREMVKEGEGPDEVTVVIVLGACDQITALQFGTSVHSCLVKKGFGMNTIMGTSLIDMYSKCGSLACSRRVFDEMPEKNLVSWSAMVMGYGIHGKGGEALSIFHAMIANNILPDDGVFTSVLSACSHAGLVNEGRQIFHQMFSEYNVKPTPAHYSCLVDLLGRAGHLDEAYELIKSMEVVPTSDIWAALLSACRLHQNVYLAEILEQKVFEMNPNGVGAYVCLSNIYAAKKRWDDVERVRAMVRRKGLKKPPGCSFVEVDKMVHQFLVGDRSHQQTKDIYAELESLNQRLKEAGYKPDTSSVFYNVDEEAKEKMLWGHSERLAIAFALINTGPGTIIRITKNLRVCGDCHTVTKLISKIACREIIMRDIHRFHHFKDGICSCGDYW